Part of the Quercus robur chromosome 5, dhQueRobu3.1, whole genome shotgun sequence genome, atgattattgATACATCAATACCTATGTAGTGAAATTTGTAATAACCTTAGCATTAGTctaaaagaattaattttatTAGGATGTTCTAAGGATTAAATATCACTTGGCAAAAGTTAAAGGTCATAATACAAAGAAGATTATAGTATtaatatcaataaattttatggTAAATGTTTCCGTATTTTtgttacaaatttaaaattttttaaaaaaatgtataccCATACTCTACACACGtatctttttttaaaagcaaataattatttgcttttatttttttatatttaaattctattctttttataggtaaatctatcttattGATTTTAAGCTTTGTTAATAAtattttagatagacacaatTGTAAGTTATAGTTATATCGcaccaaacaaataaatttaatctttttctaaaaattttagaaaacattTATTATAGGTTGtatgttttgtttaaaacatttattgttaatttatctaaagaaattgaaaagaacaaataaaatattgtttttatcTGAAAATTATTCCAATTTGGTACAACTACTCAACCACTGCTTCTAAGCCtaattataatatatgatatgatgTGATAATATAAGGATAATAGGAACCAACTTGAGTCCATTAGAATTTGAAAACGCATCAAATAATTGTGAAGCTTCGATCAACATTTCATTAGGTCTAATGCAAAGTGCATTGAACCCAACCTTTCCAAAAAAACTTAataccataataataataataataataaaccaccatttatcccaaaaaataaaaataaataatagctaATGTTTATATTCttggaaaaacacaatttcGACTGGGTCTATAATTATCTGCTTTGGGCTTAATTTTGAGTATATACGCAAACACTGTTGCTCTTGCTCTACGGTTCTATCTCTTTCTGAGTGATTAGTCATGGATGTTGTGCGATGCTCTTCCTCTCTTCTTCAACGTCTGTCAATAGATGATCTTCCCGACTGTTTGTTGATTGAAATCCTGTCCCAGCTGCCTCTGAAATCTATATTTCAATGCAAGTGCGTCTCACGCCGATGGTGCTCTCTAATCTCTGCTCCTTCTTTCGCTTACATTGTTCACAGGCTCCGCTCTTCTTCAATATTGCAACGACCCTCTACCTTGCTCATCAGCCACTACACCGATGGTGTGAGGAAGGTCCTCATGACATCGGAGGAACCCGAATTCAAATCTCTAGCCTCTTTAATAAACCAATATTACATTAATAACCGCTCAGTTTCGCTTGACATTGTTCACGCTTCGTGTCATGACTTGCTTTTATGTACccaaaaggaattgaaaatgtTCAGTGCGGTGGTCTGCGATGCTGTGTACTATGTGTTAAATCCAATTACAAGGCAGTCGATAACGCTTCCTCCCCTACGTCGTCCTAGCAATGCTAAGATTGGATTCATCTTCCGCTGCTACCATGATCAGCAGCAATTCAGTTATAGGGTGATGTGCATTCCTAAATTTGAGTGTGAATCAACAGAATTCAAGGTAGATATATTCTCGTCCGACACGGGCAAATGGAGTGAGTCAATAGTGTCGTGTCCGCCAGGGTTTCACTTCACTGACTCTGCGCATTCCTGCGCTGGTGTTCCGTATCAAGGTTTGCTTTTCTGGTGGAGTTTGGATGGGCACCTTGTTGGGTTTGATCCGTACACCAGCAAATGCCGTCGAGTCATCTACAAACCCGAAGATTTTGCACCGAACCGTAGAATTCAGCGCCTTGGTGTTTGTAATGGTGCCTTGAGAATATGCCAACTTGCAGGTCCTCCTTATGCTGATGATGAATTACTTGTTTGGGAGTTGAAGGACCATGATACAGAATGTAAATGGTCTTTAGAACACAAGGTGTATTTCAACCAAATGGGTGCGGAAAATCCTGGGCTAACAGAATGCCTAAAACATATATCTATAGAGTCACTGCTAGGCTATCATCCGTATGACAGGGATGTTGTGTATTTGATTCTTGCAACTATGGTTGTATCACTCAACTTGAGGAGAAAAACAGTGGAAATGGTCTGTGATTTTCAGAGGCCTTCCCCATTTTACAAGGCTGTAAACGTCTTCGACTTTGTTCTTCCTTGTTGGCCAACTCCCATTCCTTCTTCTCCCTTAAAAGAATGAGAAGGCTGCCCAATTATTCTGCCACTTCGATCTTAGGCTATGATTTGCTTACATTATGCTATGCTAttgtattttctgttttttttttttttttttttaattactgttTCGTATTTGTTATATTAATAATCAATTATTTCGTAATTTAGTCTTGTGGTGATTTTGTAAAACTTTGATATATACTTGTTCTGGCTTTACATTCAACCATTAATAGATATCACAGGCAAGACGCgtagttttgtttgtttttcttagaAGGAGAAACCAAAGCACAAACACTATCCATAAACATAATTCAGGTCTGGAGTAATCAAGATGAAGGAATTTCGAGAAGGCTTTTCGTCACAACCCAATAGAGGAAATTGAATATGTTTAGGAAATTGCATCTGTTTGTTATTTAGTTTCATTGGTTTTATGTTTTGACGAAAATCAAAAATGGGTTTGGTTTTGTGATCTTAAATTAGTGTTCCATCTATATTATTGTAAATAGAGGATCCTCTATTGAAATTAGTGTTCAAGTAAATTCGAGACTAACCCATAAAAATTAACCCCACGTCTATTGCGTTTGTAGTAAGCCATTCTatcagttttaacttttacaGTACTTGGTTACTAAAGGGTACAGTGGAAAGGATCTATGGACTAAAACAAAAGGGCTTTATAATCTATTTTTAACATTGATATTAAGTTATCATAGGCAGATATTCTTAATACAAAAGCAATGCcattgaaaaaattgttgaaattagAGGAGAATTGAAGAGAGAATCGGAAGTGTGAGAGAACAAAGAGAGGATATTTCCTCGGATAAAGCTCTAGCGACTATACTTTTACTATATGCTCAATTGTTAATTACAACGAAATGAACCCTATTATGATTAACTCTACATGGGCTAACAATATAGCGCCAATATTGGatatttaatttgtatatcCAAATAGAGTGTAATTCAAGTTTGATCACACTTTAATGGTAGAAGAATATTATTTAAAGTCTCTAGTTAGTTCAGTTGTTAAAGTCTCTAGTCACTCAATAAGATGTCTAGAATTCAAAAACAATcatacaccaaaaatcaattgatatctTAACTTAATAATAAGAGTAATCATCATAGCATTCAACAAGTGTCTTAACTTCACGATAAGAGCAATCATCATAAAGTCGACGCTAGGTTTAAATTCTActtatttattaagaaaaaatcatctaaaataaattatgaaattctatgtaaatttattttaaaatttttataattgagatTGAATTGAAATAAtgttgcattttattttttttattttttttaaattgttttgatAGGTACATAATCGATGGGAGAGAGGTCAAAATTGAACCACAGATTTAAGCTATCGTTTGATGTGTTGAACCCCAATCTCTTGAGTTTCAATTAGATTAAAGTTTGTTATATTATCACCTTTTGTTTTTAGAGATGTGatatattatgattattatCACTTAGTTGGGTGATCCAATGAGGCAGAATATTGCCAAACCAATCCCAGTGGCCCCTTATGGGCTGAAACGATTCAAGTTTGAGAAGTATTATTCCAATCCCAATTAGGATTAGCGGCTTAGGTTTACCTCTAAatcctcttttcccttttataaaCAAACTAGTAGTATTGTATTCTATCATCTAAGGCTAAACTAAAGCTCTACTGTCGTCTCTATTGATATTGACATAGATTTGATGCTATGCTCATGGAAACGCACACGGAGGAGGATCAAAGAGTTACCTGCGGATCTGTTACCATATATTCTCTTCCTCGCAAACAAAGGTCCATTCTTTCACGAAAACGCAGAAGAACTATGAACGATTTTCATGACGAGGTATTGGTGGAAATCTTACTTCGACTGCCTTTAACATCTGTGTTTCAATGCAAGTCCGTATCGAAGCGTTGGTTGTCTTTAATCTCTACTTATTATTTTGCTTAACCGCTTTGTTAGCCACCACTCTTCCATGGATGCACCTTTTACCTTTCTCAtgcaaatacaaatacaaaatttataaaaaaataaaaaaataaaaaaaataaaaaacctacaTAACTCCCAAGGAACCCGAACTCAAATCCTTACATACCCGAAACTATATTCATTTCCTCGCTCATTCCAGTAATGACTTGCTCTTATGCAGCATAGTCCATGCACAAATACAATGTAGTAAATCCAATTACTAAGCAAAGCGTGACTCTCCCCCGCATATTAAATCCAATTACTAGGCAACTCATATTCGATTCATATGAGGGTGAGGGTTGGGTTGGCGGGTTTATATACCGTTATGACATTAATCTTGACCAGCTCAGTTATAGGGTGGTGCTAATTTGTGGATTCAATAGCAAGTTAAAGAAAGTTGAGTTGGATATATTTATATCAGAAACCGGTGAATGGAGGAAGTTAATGGTGGTGTTTTGTCCGGGTAAATTTCATTGCCGTGGTGTTTCCTATAAGAATTTGCTTTTCTGGTGGGATAGTAAAAGCATGGCCGTCTTATTGGGTTTGATCCATTTATACAACAATGCTCGTTATCGTTTCTTTGAGCACCCTGAAAAGTTGGAGTGTGTCGCGGTTGCTTGAGGGTATGTCAGATTTTTAAGAATCCAGAAAGGATTTTACGTCTTTGGGAGCTCAAGGactatgatgatgatgagggaGGGAAATGGTACTTGGAGCATGAGGTTCATTTTGACAAGATGGTTTCGGAAAGATAAATATTCTCACCTCAAACAATACATAGACAGACCACATCCTCCAAAGCTACCACTAGCCTTTCATCCAAACGATGGGGATATCATCTATTTGATAATTAAATATGGGGGGTATCATGAGTTTATCTGCAAACAATATCAAATGGTCATATCAAGCAACATGAGGAGAAAAACACTAGAAGTGATCTTTCGTGAAGAATTCACAAGAAGCATTTCTCACCCTGCTGATGATGTTTTCACTTTGGCTCTCCCATGTTGGCCTACTCGTATACCTTCTCTCTTAGAGGATAGTGTTCTGATACCATCTAATTATCATTCTACTTGCTTGCATCTTCctcttttgagaaacaaacagtaacatttttttttttttttttttttgagaaacaaacacacacacaaaccgtAACATTCGAATGCTCAAATATGGGTAtaagataacaaaaatataaaaccaaTCTATAGTCAAGCCTTATCACATATATTTGaacatatcttcttcttttttctttttttagaaatatttgaACATATCTCATatcttataagttataacaataaagtaaaacactgttattaaaaaaataaaaaaataaaagtaaatcaCTAACTAAAACGTATTGCTATAAAACACAAACTGAAAAGTTTATAGtgcattctaaaaaaaaattatagtgaaACACTGAAACGTATTGCTAAAgaatatctatttatttaaacattctaataaaaaaaattaaaatcttaaacccaaaattaaaaactaatgcCGCCAAACAAAATCCCAAATTTGCAATGTTGTTGTAtgcttcaaatttcaaaaaacgaAACTTGCTGTAAGTACGTGCCCTATGGTTCCTAATGCCGTAATTATATTGTTAGTCacttaaaaaaatgctaaaactatcGCTAATTTACTACTAAAAATGTACAAGTTGATGTTCCAATGAATGAGATTTGTGCGATTGTAACACGATACTAAATgagtgtttgaaaaaaaaaattctgattaTTGTTACATCAAAACCTATGTAGTGAAATTTGTAATAACCTTAGCATTAGTctaaaagaattaattttatTAGGATGTTCTAAGGATTAAATATCACTTGGCAAAAGTTAAAGGTCATAATACAAAGAAGATTATAGTATtaatatcaataaattttatggTAAATGTTTCCGTGTTTTTGttgcaaatttaaaattttaaaaaaaaatgtatagtaTACCCATACTCTACgcgtatcttttcttttcttttttaattctatgTTCTATCTTATTtgcttttatgtatttttttatatttaaattctatttttttatagtaattttatcgtattaattttaggctttgttAATAATATTTTAGATAGACATAATTGTAGGTTGTAGTTATATTGCaccaaaaaactaaatttaatcCCTTTCTAAAGTTTTAGAAAACACTTATTATAGGTTACATGTTTtattaaaacacttattgtttttttttttgagaaaaaaaaaattaggggtgTTTATGGTTATATTAAACCCCTGAAGAGGGTGCACACGTTTAAGGATGTGATGCCCACCAACGGACTCCTGCTAGTAGCGAGAATCAAACCTGAGCGTGTTAGGCAAATCGAACGAACCATACCCAGCTGAGCCAAGCCTCCATTGGccacttattgttattttatttaaagaaattgatgataagaacaaataaaatattgtttttatctaaaaattatTCCAATTTGGTACAACCACTCAACCACAGCTTCTAAACCCAATTATAAGATATGATATGATgtgataatataaaaataataggaaCCAATTTGGGTCTATTAAAATTTAGACACGCATCAAATAATTGTGAAGTTTCGACAAGCATTTTATTAGGTCTAATACACAAGTGCATTGAACCCAACCTTTCCAAAAAAACTTAAtaccataatataatataataataataaaccaacatttatccccaaaaaaattatataatagcTAATGTTTATAATTATCTGCTTGGACTTAATTTTGAGTATATACGCAAACACTGTTGCTCTTGCTCTACGGTTCTATCTCCTTCTGAGTGATTAGTCATGGATGTTGTGCGATGCTATTCCTCTCTTCTTCAACGTCTGTCAATAGATGATCTTCCCGACTGTTTGTTGATTGAAATCCTGTCCCAGCTGCCTCTGAAATCTATATTTCAATGCAAGTGCGTCTCACGCCGATGGTGCTCTCTAATCTCTGCTCCTTCTTTCGCTTACATTGTTCACAGACTCCGCTCTTCTTCAATATTGCAACGACCCTCTACCTTGCTCATCAGCCACTACACCGATGGTGTGAGGAAGGTCCTCATGACATCGGAGGAACCCGAATTCAAATCTCTAGCCTCTTTAATAAGCCAATATTACATTAATAACCGCTCAGTTTCGCTTGACATTGTTCACGCTTCGTGTCATGACTTGCTTTTATGCACCCAAAAGGAGTTGAAAATGTTCAGTGCGGTGGTCTGCGATGCTGTGTACTATGTGTTAAATCCAATTACAAGGCAGTCGATAACGCTTCCTCCCCTACGTCGTCCTAGCAATGCTAAGATTGGATTCATCTTCCGCTGCTACCATGATCAGCAGCAATTCAGTTATAGGGTGATGTGCATTCCTAAATTTGAGTGTGAATCAACAGAATTCAAGGTAGATATATTCTCGTCCGACACAGGCAAATGGAGTGAGTCAATAGTGTCGTGTCCGCCGGGGTTTCACTTCACTGACTCTGCGCATTCCTGCGCTGGTGTTCCCTATCAAGGTTTGCTTTTCTGGTGGAGTTTGGATGGGCACCTTGTTGGGTTTGATCCGTACACCAGCAAATGCCGTCGAGTCATCTACAAACCCGAAGATTTTGCACCGAACCGTAGAATTCAGCGCCTTGGTGTTTGTAATGGTGCCTTGAGAATATGCCAACTTGCAGGTCCTCCTTATGCTGATGATGAATTACTTGTTTGGGAGTTGAAGGACCATGATACAGAATGTAAATGGTCTTTAGAACACAAGGTGTATTTCAACCAAATGGGTGCGGAAAATCCTGGGCTAACAGAATGCCTAAAACATATATCTATAGAGTCACTGCTAGGCTATCATCCGTATGACAGGGATGTTGTGTATTTGATTCTTGCAACTATGGTTGTATCACTCAACTTGAGGAGAAAAACAGTGGAAATGGTCTGTGATTTTCAGAGGCCTTCCCCGTTTTACAAGGCTGTAAACGTCTTCGACTTTGCTCTTCCTTGTTGGCCAACTCCCATTCCTTCTTCTCCCTTGAAAGAATGAGAAGGCTGCCCAATTATTCTGACACTTCGATCTTAGGCTATGATTTGCTTACATTATGCTATGCTAttgtattttctgtttttttttttttttttaattactgttTCGTATTTGTTATATTAATAATCAATTATTTCGTAATTTAGTCTTGTGGtgattttgtaaactttgataTATACTTGTTCTGGCTTTACATTCAACCATTAATAGATATCAAAGGCAAGACGCGTAGTTTTGTTAGTTTTTCTTAGAAGGAGAAACCAAAGCACAAACACTATCCATAAATATAATTCAGGTCTGGAGTAATCAAGATGAAGGACTTTCGTGAAGGCTTTTCGTCACAACCCAATAGAGGAAATTGAATATGTTTAGGAAATTGCATCTGTTTGTTATTTAGTTTCATTGGTTTAGGAAATTGTATCTGTTTGTTATTTAGTTTCATTGGTTTTATGTTTTGACGAAAATCAAAAATGGGTTTGGTTTTGTGATCTTAAATTAGTGTTCCATCTATATTATTGTAAATGGAGGATCCTCTATTGAAATTAGTGTTCAAGTAAATTCGAGACTAACCCATAAAAATTAACCCCACGTCTATTGCGTTTGTAGTAAGCCATTCTatcagttttaacttttacaGTACTTGGTTACTAAAGGGTACAGTGGAAAGGATCTATGGACTAAAACAAAAGGGCTTTATAATCTATTTTTAACATTGATATTAAGTTATCATAGGCAGATATTCTTAATACAAAAGCAAAGCcattgaaaaaattgttgaaattacAGGAGAATTGAAGAGAGAATCGGAAGTGTGAGAGAACAAAGAGAGGATATTTCCTCAAATAAAGCTCTAGCGACTATACTTTTACTATATGCTCAATTGTTAATTACAACGAAATGAACCGTATTATGATTAACTCTACATGGGCTAACAATATAGCGCCAATATTGGatatttaatttgtatatcCAAATAGAGTGTAATTCAAGTTTGATCACACTTTAATGGTAGAAGAATATTATTTAAAGTCTCTAGTTAGTTCAATTGTTAAAGTCTCTAATCACTCAATAAGATGTCTAGAATTCAAAAACAatcctacaccaaaaatcaattgatatatTAACTTAATAATAAGATTAATCATCATAGCATTCAACAGGTGTCTTAACTTTACGATAAGAGCAATCATCATAAAGTCGACGCTAGGTTTAAATTCTActtatttattatgaaattctatgtaaatttattttaaaaattttataattgagaTTGAATTGAAATAatgttgtattttattttttttaaattgttttgatAGGTACATAATCTATGGGAGAGAGGTCAAAATTGAACCACAGATATAAGCTATCGTTTGATGTGTTGAACCCCAATCTCTTAGAGTTTCAATTAGATTAAAGTTTGTTATATTATCACCTTTTGTTTTTAGAGATGTGatatattatgattattatCACTTAGTTGGGTGATCCAATGAGGCAGAATATTGCCAAACCAATCCCAGTGGCCCCTTATGGGCTGAATCGATTCAAGTTTGAGAAGTATTATTCCAATCCCAATTAGGATTAGCGGCTTAAGTTTACCTCTAAatcctcttttcccttttataaaCAAACTAGTAGTATTGTATTCTATCATCTAAGGCTAAACTAAAGCTCTACTATCGTCTCTATTGATATTGCCATAGATTTGATGCTATGCTCATGGAAACGCACACGGAGGAGGATCAAAGAGTTACCTGCGGATCTGTTACCATATGTTCTCTTCCTCGCAAACAAAGGTCCATTCTGTCACGAAAACGCAGAAGAACTATGAACGATTTTCATGACGAGGTATTGGTGGAAATCCTACTTCGACTGCCTTTAACATCTGTGTTTCAATGCAAGTCCGTATCGAAGCGTTGGTTGTCTTTAATCTCTACTTCTTCTTTTGCTTAACCGCTTTGTTAGCCACCACTCTTCCATGGATGCACCCTTTACCTTTCTCAtgcaaatattcaaaaaaaaaaaaaaaaaaaaaaaaaaaaacacgctaCATAACTCCCAAGGAACCCGAACTCAAATCCTTActgttagaaatatatattagacatatattaacccaatgtaataggcccaagcccaatcctgcttgtactagtagtctagggtttagtcgcctatatatacttatgttagggttcattgtaacataggagattattgtactacactcttatacaataaagatgtagcccttaagggattcctccgtggatataggccgtaaggctgaaccacgtaaccctcgtgttctcagtgttcctcctctatgcttcctcttccgcatctactctagcatacacaacatggtataacacatcgcgttgctaatatttaacatggtatcagagccaaacttcgttcttggcatcaaacaaacatctctacaCAGCAAAGAAGATTCTCATATGCATACCACCATCTGAAGTCACACATGTTTCTCTGCTAGATCTAGAATCCACGGCATCTCGCAACCACCGTAGCGCAGTGCTGTGTCCAAGatccacaaactcaagcaaagcCGTGACTTAACTTATCAGATCTGCGCAAATCAAGCCTCGCCTGACGAAGCCAACACCACAAACGTGCTCCACGGCATATCGcaaccaaaacccagaaacccgacCTCCAACGACAGccgcacgcgccaccacgcACGACCAATGGCTCCTGGAACTCTCACACGCACCGCCGAAGATTCTTGACTCCCAGGCTAGATCTCAGTCACACGCGCCGCCAAGACGGCCTTTTCGTCCACCGATCTACTTAGCCTGAGAATCTGGTGGTCATACGACTCtgcacgcgccaccacgcgctaGCGCAGTTTCTAGCGACTTCTCCACGCGCCGCCATCGATTTCACAGGGTCAGATTCTCCTATGGTTACACGCACCGCCATGACGGCCTCATACCTCGCCGATCTGCCAAACCACCGAAGTCCGAGCATCAATCTCCCTTGCACGCGCCTACACGCGCCTTCGGAAAATCCAAACACGCGCCGGTGGAATAGAACACGCGCCGAAGAGCTACTGATAATGGCGTGTGACATCACCGGATGACGTCACCTATCCACGTCAGCATGCCACGCATGCCCTAGTCCACGTCATCAGAgacacgtcatcagccacgtcagcagtgtcgTCTTGTCAACACCACGTCgttgacccggaccgacccgacccggaccacccggatctgacccgtgagcactttgactgttgactttgactctggaccagttgactttgactttttgcgttgacctttgaccaaaagtcaaaatttccaaaagggcctatcttgctcagtttttcgcgtagattccgattttgggCTCCGTTTCTGCATTTGAGACTCCGAAATTggtcaattggcacattcttcattgtggtttcttcaaaggcattataacaaggcatctccaagtgatcttctcatgcttatccaacctcaagtctTCATCGAGCTTctgccttgagtttgagggagggtgttagagatatatattagacatatattaacccaatgtaataggcccaagcccaatcctgcttgtactagtagtctagggtttagtcgcctatatatactcatgttagggttcattgtaacataggagattattgtactacactcttatacaataaagatgtagcccttaagggattcctccgtggatgtaggctgtaaggctgaaccacgtaatcCTCGTGTTCTCAatgttcctcctctatgcttcctcttccgcatctactctagcatacacaacatggtataacacatcgcgttgctaatatttaacacttACATACCCGAAACTATATATTCATTTCCTCGCTCATTCCAGTAATGGTTGAAGCTTCGAGTAATGACTTGCTCTTATGCAGCATAGTCCATGCACAACTACAATGTAGTAAATCCAATTACTAGGCAACTCATATTGGATTCATATGAGGGTGAGGGTTGGGTTGGCGGGTTTATATACCGTTATGACATTAATCTTGACCAGCTCAGTTATAGGGTGGTGCTAATTTGTGGATTCAATAGCAAGTTAAAGAAAGTTGAGTTGGATATATTTATATCAGAAACCGGTGAATGGAGGAAGTCAATGGTGGTGTTTTGTCAGGGTAAATTTCATTGCCATGGTGTTTCCTATAAGAATTTGCTTTTCTGGTGGGATAGTAAGCATGGCCGCCTTATTGGGTTTGATCCATATATACAACAATGCTCGTTATCGTTTCTTTGAGCACCCTGAAAAGTTGGAGTGTGTCGCGGTTTCTTGAGGGTATGTCAGATTTTTAAGAATCCAGAAAGGATTTTACGTCTTTGGGAGCTCAAGGactatgatgatgatgagggaGGGAAATGGTGCTTGGAGCACGAGGTTCATTTTGACAAGATGGTTTCGGAAAGATAAATATTCTCACCTCAAACAATACATAGACAGACCACATCCTCCGAAGCTATCACTAGCCTTTCATCCAAACGATGGGGATATCATCTATTTGATAATTAAATATTGGGGTATCATGAGTTTATCTGCAAACAATATCAAATGGTCATATCAAGCAACATGAGGAGAAAAACAATAGAAGTGATCTTTCCTGAAGAATTCACAAGAAGCATTTCTCACCCTGCTGATGATGTTTTCACTTTGGTTCTCCCATGTTGGCCTACTCGTATACCTTCTCTCTTAGAGGATAGTGCTCTGATACCATCTAATTATCATTCTACTTGCTTGCATCTTCctcttttgagaaacaaaccgtaacatttttttttttttttttttttttttttagaaacaaacacacacgcACAAACCGTAACATTCGAATGCTCAAATATGGATAtaagataacaaaaatataaaaccaaTCTATAGTCAAGCCTTATCACATATATTTGaacatatcttcttctttttctttttcttttttgagaaatatttgaACATATCTCATATCTTATTAGTTATAACAATAAAGTAAAACactgttataaaaaaataaataaataaagtaaatcACTAACTAAAACGTATTGCTATAAAACACAAGCTGAAAAGTTTATAGtgcattctaaaaaaaaaattatagtgaaACACTGAAACGTATTGCTAAAgaatatctatttatttaaacattctaataaaaaaattaaaatcttaaacccaaaattaaaaactaatgcTGCCAAACAAAATCCCAAATTTGCAATGTTGTTGTATGCTTCAAAAAACGAAACTTGCTGTAAGTACGTGCCTTATGGTTCCTAATGCCATAATTATATTGTTAGTCacttaaaaaaatgctaaaactatcGCTAATTTACTACTAAAAATTTAC contains:
- the LOC126727783 gene encoding putative F-box protein At1g46840; this translates as MDVVRCSSSLLQRLSIDDLPDCLLIEILSQLPLKSIFQCKCVSRRWCSLISAPSFAYIVHRLRSSSILQRPSTLLISHYTDGVRKVLMTSEEPEFKSLASLINQYYINNRSVSLDIVHASCHDLLLCTQKELKMFSAVVCDAVYYVLNPITRQSITLPPLRRPSNAKIGFIFRCYHDQQQFSYRVMCIPKFECESTEFKVDIFSSDTGKWSESIVSCPPGFHFTDSAHSCAGVPYQGLLFWWSLDGHLVGFDPYTSKCRRVIYKPEDFAPNRRIQRLGVCNGALRICQLAGPPYADDELLVWELKDHDTECKWSLEHKVYFNQMGAENPGLTECLKHISIESLLGYHPYDRDVVYLILATMVVSLNLRRKTVEMVCDFQRPSPFYKAVNVFDFVLPCWPTPIPSSPLKE
- the LOC126727784 gene encoding putative F-box protein At1g46840, which produces MDVVRCYSSLLQRLSIDDLPDCLLIEILSQLPLKSIFQCKCVSRRWCSLISAPSFAYIVHRLRSSSILQRPSTLLISHYTDGVRKVLMTSEEPEFKSLASLISQYYINNRSVSLDIVHASCHDLLLCTQKELKMFSAVVCDAVYYVLNPITRQSITLPPLRRPSNAKIGFIFRCYHDQQQFSYRVMCIPKFECESTEFKVDIFSSDTGKWSESIVSCPPGFHFTDSAHSCAGVPYQGLLFWWSLDGHLVGFDPYTSKCRRVIYKPEDFAPNRRIQRLGVCNGALRICQLAGPPYADDELLVWELKDHDTECKWSLEHKVYFNQMGAENPGLTECLKHISIESLLGYHPYDRDVVYLILATMVVSLNLRRKTVEMVCDFQRPSPFYKAVNVFDFALPCWPTPIPSSPLKE